CCTTTCTACCTTTGCAAAAGTAAAAGAATTTTAGAATTATCAATCGAGTATTTAAATAATTTTTAGTAAATTTAATAATTTAAATTGAATACATAATAAACGAAAAATAAGTAACTGCGCTTAACAGCGACTTACCGCTACGCTTCGGGACGAGCCCTCGCTCGGGCTACGCCAAATTCCCCTTCTGGCATTCGCCTTGCTTACGCAAGCTACATGCCAGTCCCTAACGTCCCGTTACCGGGACTCAGGGTCGGGGAACTTCGGTAAGTCTAGTTCGTTATGCGCTATGAAAGAAATTATTATTTAAATTAAAGAAGGAAAAAAAAATGAAACAAATTTTAGGAATTCTGTGCCTTTGTATGGCGTTACTATATTGCAAGAAAGAGGAAGAAAAAATAGATGATCGAGCATCGATTAGTTCTATTCAAGAAATAAGTGCATCTAGTTTTTTAATAGAAGGTAAAACCAAATATATTCCACAAAATGCTACTGATAATTCTTCTCAGCCTTGGTGTGTTTCAAACACTGATAAAGAGCCTACTCTGGAAATTACTTTTAATAAAATTGTGAAAACTAAAGTTCTTCATCTGCTAAATGGATATGCGAAAGGTTCACTTTATAAAAAGAATAGTCGTATTTCTAAATTGACTTTAACGATTGACAATGGTTCTCCGATCGAGTTAGAACTACCAGATACTATCGAATTTTCCAAAACATTTACAAATGACTTGGTTGGAAAAAAATTCAAATTTACAATTAAAGATAAGTATCCCGGCGATAATTATCAGGACCTTTGCTTAACAGAATTATCTTTCGATGATTACGATTTTGATAATCATCTGTATTTTGAAGCATTTTGTTCTGAGATATTCAATGATTTTAAAAAAATTGAATTCATTAACGGTGATCATTTCATTACGCTCACAAATGATAATAAATTAACTGCCTTCAGATCACCTGCTCAAATGGACATTAAAAATGAGGGTAAAGGAAATTGGAAATTAATTAACGAAAATCCATCTAAGATATTAGAAGGAAAATATAAAATAACTTTAGTACAAAATGCTAATGATGATTTAAGCAGTAATGAAGCTAGAATAACTACCACTAATTTCGATGGAGAATTTTCAATTCCTTTGGTAACAGACAAAAATTGTAAAAAACTAGATGGTTCTAGGAAAATCTTTATTTTTAATGAAGGGGATCCAAATAAAAATTATTTCCCTTCAAATGATGAAATCCATATAGTCAAATAGCTTTCACAGCGCATAACAGCGACTTACCGCTACGCTTCGGGACAAACCCTTGCTCGGCCTACGGCAAATTCCCTTTCTGTCACTCGCTTGCAAACGCAAGCTACGTGCCAGTCCCTAACGTCCCGTTCCGGGACTCAGGGTCAGGGAACTTCGGTAAGTCTAGTTCGTTATGCGACATGATCAAAAAATATATAAAAATAGGAATTTAGAAATTAAAAATGCAATTCATTAACTTTCATTTACTTCTTTTATTGACAATTTCATGTAATTTCGTTGATAAAAAAATATTAAAAAATATTTCGAATAATATAGAAGATA
Above is a window of Leptospira bouyouniensis DNA encoding:
- a CDS encoding NADase-type glycan-binding domain-containing protein, whose protein sequence is MKQILGILCLCMALLYCKKEEEKIDDRASISSIQEISASSFLIEGKTKYIPQNATDNSSQPWCVSNTDKEPTLEITFNKIVKTKVLHLLNGYAKGSLYKKNSRISKLTLTIDNGSPIELELPDTIEFSKTFTNDLVGKKFKFTIKDKYPGDNYQDLCLTELSFDDYDFDNHLYFEAFCSEIFNDFKKIEFINGDHFITLTNDNKLTAFRSPAQMDIKNEGKGNWKLINENPSKILEGKYKITLVQNANDDLSSNEARITTTNFDGEFSIPLVTDKNCKKLDGSRKIFIFNEGDPNKNYFPSNDEIHIVK